One window of Dendropsophus ebraccatus isolate aDenEbr1 chromosome 13, aDenEbr1.pat, whole genome shotgun sequence genomic DNA carries:
- the LOC138770594 gene encoding axoneme-associated protein mst101(1)-like, which yields MLKYKMQLYEMEFMFYENLLSAQKERKCSYAEREKALKCRKRKCTCAKRESAQVQKEKVLMCKKRKRSCRKKEKVLMCKKRKRSCRKRKCSCAKRESAHVQKERNRSCRKREKVLKCTKRESAHVQKEKVLMCRRRKRSCAEREKVLMCRKRESAHVQKEKALMCRKRERAHVQEKELMCRKRESAHVQKERKCSCAKGENAHVQKERRCSCAERKKVLMCRRRESAHVQKEKTLMCRKRESAHVQEKTLMCRKREGAHVQKERKCSCAEGEKVLMCRRRESAHVQKEKVKSCHI from the coding sequence ATGCTGAAATATAAGATGCAGCTATACGAGATGGAGTTTATGTTTTATGAAAATCTGCTTAGTGCACAGAAAGAGAGAAAGTGCTCCTATGCAGAAAGAGAGAAAGCACTCAAGTGCAGAAAGAGAAAGTGCACATGTGCAAAAAGAGAAAGTGCTCAAGTGCAGAAAGAGAAAGTGCTCATGTGCAAAAAGAGAAAGCGCTCGtgcagaaagaaagagaaagtgcTCATGTGCAAAAAGAGAAAGCGCTCGTGCAGAAAGAGAAAGTGCTCATGTGCAAAAAGAGAAAGTGCTCATGTGCAGAAAGAGAGAAATCGCTCGtgcagaaagagagagaaagtgcTCAAGTGCACAAAGAGAGAAAGTGCTCATGTGCAAAAAGAGAAAGTGCTTATGTGCAGAAGAAGAAAGCGCTCATGTGCAGAAAGAGAGAAAGTGCTCATGTGCAGAAAGAGAGAAAGTGCTCATGTGCAGAAGGAGAAAGCGCTCATGtgcagaaagagagaaagagctcATGTGCAGGAGAAAGAGCTCATGTGCAGAAAGAGAGAAAGCGCTCATGTGCAGAAAGAGAGAAAGTGCTCATGTGCAAAAGGAGAAAACGCTCATGTGCAGAAAGAGAGAAGGTGCTCATGTGCAGAAAGAAAGAAAGTGCTCATGTGCAGAAGGAGAGAAAGTGCTCATGTGCAGAAGGAGAAAACGCTCATGTGCAGAAAGAGAGAAAGTGCTCATGTGCAGGAGAAAACGCTCATGTGCAGAAAGAGAGAAGGTGCTCATGTGCAGAAAGAAAGAAAGTGCTCATGTGCAGAAGGAGAGAAAGTGCTCATGTGCAGAAGGAGAGAAAGTGCTCATGTGCAGAAGGAGAAAGTCAAGTCTTGTCACATATAG